In Planctomycetota bacterium, the following are encoded in one genomic region:
- the acpP gene encoding acyl carrier protein, translated as MTEQEIEAKVIEIVAQQMGHDKSKISRTSSFIDDLNADSLDQVELVMELEEAFETEIPDDQAEKIKTVGDAIDFIKQHHAA; from the coding sequence GTGACCGAGCAGGAGATCGAAGCGAAAGTGATCGAAATCGTGGCCCAGCAGATGGGGCACGACAAGTCAAAGATCTCGCGCACGTCGAGCTTCATCGACGATCTGAACGCCGACAGCCTCGACCAGGTCGAACTGGTCATGGAACTGGAGGAAGCGTTCGAGACCGAGATCCCCGACGATCAGGCCGAGAAGATCAAGACCGTCGGCGACGCGATCGACTTCATCAAGCAGCACCACGCCGCCTGA
- the fabF gene encoding beta-ketoacyl-ACP synthase II gives MRSAGHRVVITGIGAVTNLGTDAASTWAAMREGRSGISEIEGEDFQTFADHWDVRIAGQVKNWDVSSFLDFKEAKRLDRFSQLGMAAAAEAVRHSGIDLAKENPERCGVIVGSGIGGIKTIEDGVLVMKGRGPDRLNPFTVPRLMANAAAGNISIKFGLQGPASCHATACASSGHAIGDATQYLHRGLADVMVVGGAEAACTPLCVGAFMVMRALSTRNNEPTKASRPFDRTRDGFVLAEGAAMMVLETEEHARSRGAIILGEILGFGNCGDATHITAPDAEGGGAARSMKMALRDAGLNHEQIDYVNAHGTSTPLGDKAEVAAVLSLFGNHARRSAGGKLLMSSTKSMHGHCLGASGAVEMIACLHAVRDGVIAPTINLEEPDDGFDVDFVPGHARERRVRYAMNNTFGFGGHNVTLILGAYAG, from the coding sequence ATGCGGAGCGCGGGACACAGGGTGGTCATCACCGGTATCGGCGCGGTGACAAACCTGGGAACGGACGCCGCCTCGACGTGGGCGGCCATGCGCGAAGGGCGCAGCGGCATCAGCGAGATCGAGGGCGAGGACTTCCAGACCTTCGCCGATCACTGGGACGTCCGCATCGCCGGGCAGGTCAAGAACTGGGACGTCTCGTCCTTCCTCGACTTCAAAGAAGCCAAGCGCCTTGACCGCTTCAGCCAGCTCGGAATGGCCGCGGCCGCCGAGGCCGTCCGACACTCCGGCATCGATCTTGCCAAGGAAAACCCCGAGCGTTGCGGCGTCATCGTCGGCTCCGGCATCGGCGGGATCAAGACGATCGAGGACGGGGTGCTTGTCATGAAGGGGCGCGGCCCGGACCGCCTCAACCCCTTCACCGTTCCGCGTCTGATGGCCAACGCCGCCGCGGGGAACATCTCCATCAAGTTCGGCCTGCAAGGGCCGGCCTCGTGCCATGCCACCGCCTGCGCCAGCAGCGGGCACGCCATCGGCGACGCGACGCAGTACCTGCACCGCGGCCTGGCCGACGTGATGGTGGTCGGCGGCGCCGAAGCCGCCTGCACGCCCCTGTGCGTCGGCGCGTTCATGGTCATGCGGGCGCTCTCGACGCGGAACAACGAGCCGACCAAGGCCAGCCGCCCGTTCGACCGCACCCGCGACGGCTTCGTGCTCGCCGAGGGCGCGGCCATGATGGTGCTCGAGACCGAGGAGCACGCCCGGTCCCGCGGTGCGATCATCCTGGGCGAGATACTCGGATTCGGCAACTGCGGGGACGCCACGCACATCACCGCCCCCGACGCCGAGGGAGGCGGCGCGGCGCGCTCGATGAAGATGGCTCTTCGCGACGCCGGCCTCAACCACGAGCAGATCGACTACGTCAACGCCCACGGCACGAGCACGCCCCTGGGCGACAAGGCCGAGGTGGCCGCCGTTCTGAGTCTGTTCGGAAATCACGCCCGCAGATCCGCCGGCGGCAAGCTGCTCATGAGTTCGACCAAGTCGATGCACGGGCATTGTCTGGGCGCCAGCGGCGCGGTCGAGATGATCGCCTGCCTGCACGCCGTGCGAGACGGCGTCATCGCCCCGACCATCAACCTGGAAGAGCCCGACGACGGGTTCGACGTCGACTTCGTGCCCGGGCACGCGCGCGAACGCCGCGTGCGGTACGCGATGAACAACACGTTCGGGTTCGGCGGGCACAACGTGACGCTGATCCTGGGCGCGTACGCCGGATGA
- a CDS encoding FliM/FliN family flagellar motor switch protein — protein sequence MRHPTDPNSLSRALRLEVPVIVLLGERLLRTNEVLALVPGSIIELAKDAESDLDLQVNNRKVGRGRAVKVGENFGLRITEIGHPVERIDAAVSG from the coding sequence GTGCGCCATCCGACCGACCCCAACTCGCTGTCTCGTGCGCTGCGCCTCGAGGTGCCGGTGATCGTGCTCCTCGGAGAGCGGCTGCTGCGGACCAACGAGGTGCTGGCGCTCGTGCCGGGCTCGATCATCGAGCTCGCGAAGGACGCGGAGAGCGACCTCGACCTCCAGGTGAACAACCGCAAGGTGGGGCGTGGCCGCGCGGTGAAGGTGGGCGAGAACTTCGGCCTGCGGATCACCGAGATCGGGCACCCGGTCGAGCGGATCGACGCCGCGGTGTCCGGCTGA
- a CDS encoding glycoside hydrolase family 15 protein produces MPRDIPVGNGDLLVTFDRLYRVRDIHYPHVGRYNHTDGHVQRFGVWVDGRFAWIEEGGWERSLRYRKDTLVTDVRLRHADLGLEVECSDAVDFHEPAYFRRCVVRDLTGRDRDVRLFSHWDLSVRGSPVGDTANYDPATSAVVVYKDDAYFLFNACDENKCGIDNWAIGTKRVRGAEGTWRDAEDGQLGRNAISQGSVDATIGYNLQVPAGGTAYVTQWLACGSSYSEVKALNQRILETGPDRMIERTASYWNLWVRKEPLDERSLPPAVCDLFRRSQLVMRTQIDNGGAIIAANDSDITQFGGDHYSYCWPRDGALVAYALTLTGQSELSRNFFRYAARCLRGDSYFLHKYTPAAELASSWHPWMLEGQRVLPIQQDETSLVMWALRKHFETFRDVEFVKPLYQSLIVRPADWTLKYRDTHGLPHPSWDLWEERRGVHLFTVACTIGALRAAAAFATDFGEFDRAALYREGAERMIGAMRRHMWNPQAKRFARLVTPQAGNGYKMEMTADSASFALFAIAGLSPTDEMVAQEIAHMRELVMVRTPIGGYARYQHDYYHQVERDDITKVPGNPWVICTLWRAQYIIALARTEADLQEALDILNWCVARAEPSGVLAEQFHPFTGEAISVSPLTWSHATYVMVVLEYLAKLRDIRTREAPRPAHAPPHPATPANPAASSDEDHEAAAR; encoded by the coding sequence ATGCCCCGAGACATCCCCGTCGGCAACGGCGACCTGCTTGTGACATTCGACCGGTTGTACCGGGTGCGGGACATCCACTACCCGCACGTGGGCCGGTACAACCACACGGACGGGCACGTGCAGCGCTTCGGGGTGTGGGTCGACGGGCGGTTCGCGTGGATCGAAGAGGGCGGGTGGGAGCGGAGCCTGCGTTACCGCAAGGACACGCTCGTCACCGACGTGCGCCTGCGCCACGCCGACCTGGGCCTGGAGGTCGAGTGCAGCGACGCCGTGGACTTCCACGAGCCGGCGTACTTCCGGCGCTGCGTCGTGCGCGACCTCACGGGGCGCGACCGCGACGTCCGCCTCTTCAGCCACTGGGACCTCTCCGTGCGCGGGTCGCCCGTGGGCGACACCGCCAACTACGACCCCGCGACCAGCGCGGTCGTCGTGTACAAGGACGACGCCTACTTCCTCTTCAACGCCTGCGACGAGAACAAGTGCGGCATCGACAACTGGGCCATCGGCACCAAGCGCGTCCGCGGCGCCGAGGGCACCTGGCGCGACGCCGAGGACGGACAGTTGGGGCGCAACGCCATCAGCCAGGGCAGCGTCGACGCCACCATCGGCTACAACCTCCAGGTCCCCGCCGGCGGCACGGCGTACGTCACGCAGTGGCTCGCCTGCGGGAGTTCCTACTCCGAGGTCAAGGCCCTCAACCAGCGGATCCTCGAGACCGGGCCCGACCGCATGATCGAGCGGACCGCGTCGTACTGGAACCTCTGGGTCCGCAAGGAGCCCCTCGACGAGCGCTCGCTTCCGCCGGCGGTGTGCGACCTCTTCCGGCGCAGCCAGCTCGTGATGCGGACTCAGATCGACAACGGCGGGGCCATCATCGCCGCCAACGACAGCGACATCACGCAGTTCGGGGGCGATCACTACTCGTACTGCTGGCCACGCGACGGCGCGCTCGTCGCCTACGCGCTCACCCTCACCGGGCAGAGCGAGCTCTCGCGCAACTTCTTCCGCTACGCGGCCCGCTGTCTGCGGGGCGATTCGTACTTCCTGCATAAGTACACGCCCGCGGCGGAACTGGCCAGCTCGTGGCACCCCTGGATGCTCGAGGGCCAGCGCGTGCTGCCCATCCAGCAGGATGAAACGAGCCTCGTGATGTGGGCGCTCCGCAAGCACTTCGAGACGTTCCGCGACGTCGAGTTCGTCAAGCCCCTCTACCAGTCGCTCATCGTCCGCCCCGCCGACTGGACGCTCAAGTACCGCGACACGCACGGCCTTCCCCACCCTTCCTGGGACCTGTGGGAGGAACGCCGCGGCGTGCACCTCTTCACCGTCGCGTGCACCATCGGCGCGCTGCGGGCGGCGGCGGCGTTCGCCACCGACTTCGGCGAGTTCGACCGGGCAGCCCTCTACCGCGAGGGCGCCGAACGCATGATCGGCGCCATGCGCCGGCACATGTGGAACCCGCAGGCCAAGCGGTTCGCACGCCTCGTGACCCCGCAGGCGGGCAACGGCTACAAGATGGAAATGACGGCGGATTCCGCGAGTTTCGCGCTCTTCGCCATCGCGGGCCTCTCCCCCACCGACGAGATGGTCGCCCAGGAGATCGCGCACATGCGCGAGCTCGTCATGGTGCGCACCCCCATCGGCGGGTACGCCCGCTACCAGCACGACTACTACCACCAGGTCGAGCGCGACGACATCACCAAGGTGCCCGGCAACCCCTGGGTCATCTGCACCCTCTGGCGCGCCCAGTACATCATCGCCCTGGCGCGCACCGAGGCCGACCTCCAGGAAGCCCTCGACATCCTCAACTGGTGCGTCGCCCGCGCCGAGCCCAGCGGCGTGCTCGCCGAGCAGTTTCACCCCTTCACGGGCGAGGCCATCTCCGTCAGCCCGCTCACGTGGAGCCACGCGACGTACGTGATGGTCGTGCTCGAGTACCTCGCGAAACTGCGCGACATCCGGACGCGCGAGGCCCCGCGCCCGGCGCACGCCCCGCCCCACCCGGCGACGCCCGCGAACCCCGCGGCCTCGTCCGACGAGGACCACGAGGCCGCCGCGCGATGA
- a CDS encoding class I SAM-dependent methyltransferase encodes MSVLAWSLLGLSAVLLVAAGVRLAQMRAKYEQRGLLTRWPIRTVRLDQVDPVFATTPLGPSRDTEVAFVGAVGVPGGISDLETWVLCTLAKRRRAIFELGTCTGKTTYLLARNCPADGVVTTITLSPEQAAAYARAPGDAAHDGRAAVRESAFTTFYYTGTEVEPKVRQLFGDSKQFDPAPYERAFDLIFIDGSHARSYVENDSRLALRMAAPGAIILWHDYRGPRRAQGVFRALNALARELPLRHIAGTSLVFHRVPHGTGAGDPAHAR; translated from the coding sequence ATGAGCGTGCTCGCCTGGTCGCTGCTGGGCCTGAGCGCGGTCCTGCTGGTCGCCGCGGGCGTGCGCCTCGCGCAGATGCGCGCGAAGTACGAGCAGCGGGGTTTGCTCACGCGCTGGCCCATCCGCACCGTCCGCCTCGACCAGGTCGACCCCGTCTTCGCGACCACGCCCCTGGGCCCGTCGCGCGACACCGAGGTCGCCTTTGTCGGGGCCGTCGGCGTGCCCGGGGGCATCAGCGACCTCGAGACCTGGGTGCTCTGCACGCTCGCGAAACGCCGACGCGCGATCTTCGAACTCGGCACCTGCACCGGCAAGACAACCTACCTGCTGGCGCGCAACTGCCCGGCCGACGGCGTCGTCACCACCATCACGCTCTCGCCCGAGCAGGCGGCGGCGTACGCACGCGCGCCGGGCGACGCGGCGCACGACGGGCGTGCGGCCGTGCGCGAGTCGGCCTTCACGACCTTCTACTACACCGGGACCGAGGTCGAGCCCAAGGTGCGCCAACTCTTCGGCGACAGCAAGCAGTTCGACCCGGCCCCGTACGAACGGGCCTTCGACCTCATCTTCATCGACGGCTCGCACGCGCGCTCGTACGTCGAGAACGACTCGCGCCTCGCCCTGCGGATGGCCGCCCCGGGCGCGATCATCCTGTGGCACGACTACCGCGGGCCTCGCCGCGCCCAGGGTGTCTTCCGCGCGCTCAACGCGCTGGCGCGCGAACTGCCCCTGCGCCACATCGCGGGCACCAGCCTCGTCTTCCATCGCGTGCCGCACGGCACAGGCGCGGGCGATCCAGCCCACGCCCGCTAG
- the purM gene encoding phosphoribosylformylglycinamidine cyclo-ligase: MAGRARGLTYADSGVDIDEKDSFTESLDRVLRRTHTDRVIPNPGGFAGLFRLDYKARLFARNYKDPVLVACCDGVGTKVKLAAQLGVFDTVGIDLVAMNVNDLIVQGAEPLFFLDYIATPVIDRAFLHDLVRGIAEGCRRSGCALLGGETAHMPDLYRTGDFDLAGFCVGVVELKRVQRPARVRSGDIVLGLASDGIHSNGYTLVRKVVESAGLDLARVYTELNPPAPARRRSKAAAAEPRTLGQVLLTPTRLYASPIVRLLRSYAVKNVVTGMAHITGSGLGGNLCRALPPTLDAVVERGSWPVPPVFTFLQAHGKIENEEMERVFNMGLGYCLIVRPAFAESVREQLEKFGERVFKVGTIAKGSGQVRLR; the protein is encoded by the coding sequence ATGGCCGGCCGTGCACGCGGATTGACGTACGCCGACTCGGGCGTCGACATCGACGAGAAAGACTCGTTCACGGAGTCGCTCGACCGCGTGCTCCGACGCACGCACACCGACCGCGTCATCCCCAACCCGGGCGGCTTCGCCGGGCTGTTCCGCCTGGACTACAAGGCCCGGCTGTTCGCCCGCAACTACAAGGACCCGGTGCTCGTCGCGTGCTGCGACGGGGTCGGCACGAAGGTGAAGCTCGCGGCCCAGCTCGGCGTGTTCGATACCGTCGGCATCGATCTGGTCGCGATGAACGTGAACGACCTGATTGTCCAGGGCGCCGAGCCGCTGTTCTTTCTCGACTACATCGCCACGCCCGTCATCGACCGTGCCTTCCTGCACGACCTCGTGCGCGGCATCGCCGAGGGGTGCCGGCGTTCCGGCTGCGCGCTGCTCGGGGGCGAGACGGCCCACATGCCGGATCTGTACCGCACCGGCGACTTCGACCTCGCCGGGTTCTGCGTGGGCGTCGTGGAGCTCAAACGCGTGCAGCGCCCGGCGCGCGTGCGCTCTGGCGACATCGTCCTGGGGCTCGCGAGCGACGGCATCCATAGCAACGGCTACACGCTCGTGCGCAAAGTGGTCGAGAGCGCGGGGCTGGATCTCGCGCGCGTCTACACGGAGTTGAACCCGCCCGCGCCGGCCCGGCGCCGGTCGAAGGCCGCCGCCGCCGAGCCCCGCACGCTCGGGCAGGTGCTGCTCACCCCGACGCGGCTGTACGCCTCGCCGATCGTGCGGCTGCTGCGCTCGTACGCGGTGAAGAACGTGGTGACGGGCATGGCGCACATCACGGGCTCGGGGCTGGGCGGGAATCTGTGCCGGGCGCTGCCCCCGACGCTGGACGCGGTGGTCGAGCGGGGCTCGTGGCCCGTGCCGCCGGTGTTCACGTTCCTGCAGGCGCACGGGAAGATCGAGAACGAGGAAATGGAGCGCGTGTTCAACATGGGGCTGGGGTACTGCCTCATCGTGCGGCCCGCGTTCGCCGAGTCCGTCCGCGAGCAGCTCGAGAAGTTCGGCGAGCGTGTGTTCAAGGTCGGCACGATCGCGAAGGGCAGCGGGCAGGTCCGGCTGCGCTAG
- a CDS encoding DNRLRE domain-containing protein, giving the protein MRTTTWLAAAITLTSGGTAALAFQPHADENDANAPFGANSPTFQFVALPDTQNYSEFYPEIFDAQTRWVVDNARANNIRYVSHVGDVVNHGDRRNEWNNARAAMDRIHYADIPYGVTAGNHDITPSGSAGTAYIPQYFREYFGPQTFAGKDFFKGASPSGMSSFQTFTGAGKEWLVVNIECDTPYRELEWAQGVLAANRDKAAIITTHRYLQDAQDYTGGVPLVPSGRYPSIWYGVEGTYTPDGIQSNAFFDEFVRRQSNVFMVHCGHFHEEYRQTSTNVFGRPVHEVLHDYQDDPNGGDGWLRQLNFDTAANRINVESYSVTRNEYRAADESRFSLNVDFDAYRARGSAFFQNGVNAYAGTQDTWVSQANPGTSYGGSDGIVVDDDVNNSPFNDRRGQGLLRFDGMFTSTGEDGKVPLGASISQATLSLFVPDDIDNPLADPDMYVFLMTRPWDESSTWDSLGGGLTPGNDYAQLIATFLGDNDPDDDTLRTVDVTAAVAAWASGTPNYGFAIISEIISGNDDGIEMHASEFSVTILRPSLEVFWTTTIPAPGATTVLALGLMLGARRRRA; this is encoded by the coding sequence ATGCGCACGACGACCTGGCTCGCGGCGGCGATCACCCTGACCTCCGGCGGCACCGCGGCCCTCGCCTTCCAGCCCCACGCCGACGAGAACGACGCCAACGCGCCCTTCGGCGCCAACTCCCCCACCTTTCAGTTCGTCGCCCTCCCCGACACCCAGAACTACAGCGAGTTCTACCCCGAGATCTTCGACGCCCAGACCCGCTGGGTCGTCGACAACGCCCGCGCCAACAACATCCGCTACGTCAGCCACGTCGGTGACGTCGTCAATCACGGCGACCGGCGCAACGAGTGGAACAACGCCCGCGCCGCCATGGACCGCATCCACTACGCCGACATCCCCTACGGCGTCACCGCCGGCAATCACGACATCACGCCCTCGGGCTCCGCGGGAACCGCCTACATCCCGCAGTACTTCCGCGAGTATTTCGGCCCGCAGACCTTCGCCGGAAAGGACTTCTTCAAGGGCGCCTCGCCCAGCGGCATGAGCAGCTTCCAGACCTTCACCGGGGCCGGCAAAGAGTGGCTCGTCGTCAACATCGAGTGCGACACCCCGTACCGCGAGCTCGAGTGGGCCCAGGGCGTGCTCGCGGCCAACCGCGACAAGGCCGCCATCATCACCACCCACCGCTACCTCCAGGACGCGCAGGACTACACCGGGGGCGTGCCGCTCGTGCCCAGCGGGCGCTACCCGAGCATCTGGTACGGCGTCGAGGGCACCTACACGCCCGACGGCATCCAGAGCAACGCCTTCTTCGACGAGTTCGTCCGGCGCCAGTCCAACGTGTTCATGGTCCACTGCGGACACTTCCACGAGGAGTACCGCCAGACGAGCACCAACGTCTTCGGCCGCCCCGTGCACGAGGTGCTGCACGACTACCAGGACGACCCCAACGGGGGCGACGGCTGGCTGCGCCAACTCAACTTCGACACCGCCGCCAACCGCATCAATGTCGAGAGCTACTCGGTGACGCGCAACGAGTACCGCGCCGCCGACGAAAGCCGCTTCTCGCTGAACGTCGACTTCGACGCGTATCGCGCGCGGGGCTCCGCGTTCTTCCAGAACGGCGTCAACGCCTACGCCGGCACGCAGGACACCTGGGTGAGCCAGGCCAACCCCGGCACGTCGTACGGCGGGAGCGATGGCATCGTCGTCGACGACGACGTGAACAACAGCCCCTTCAACGACCGGCGAGGCCAGGGCCTCCTGCGGTTCGACGGCATGTTCACGTCGACCGGCGAGGACGGCAAGGTGCCGCTCGGCGCGTCGATCTCGCAGGCCACGCTCAGCCTCTTCGTGCCCGACGACATCGACAACCCCCTCGCCGACCCCGACATGTACGTCTTTCTCATGACCCGCCCGTGGGACGAATCCAGCACGTGGGACAGCCTCGGGGGCGGGCTCACGCCCGGCAACGACTACGCCCAGCTCATCGCGACGTTCCTGGGCGACAACGACCCCGATGACGACACGCTCCGCACCGTCGACGTCACCGCCGCGGTCGCGGCGTGGGCCTCGGGCACGCCCAACTACGGCTTCGCGATCATCTCCGAGATCATCTCGGGCAACGACGACGGCATCGAGATGCACGCGTCGGAGTTCAGCGTCACGATCCTCCGCCCCTCGCTGGAGGTCTTCTGGACGACCACTATCCCGGCCCCGGGCGCCACAACCGTGCTCGCGCTGGGCCTGATGCTCGGCGCCCGCCGGCGCCGGGCCTGA
- a CDS encoding saccharopine dehydrogenase C-terminal domain-containing protein, translating into MKKVLVLGAGKVGKSVGELLLMCGEGNYHVTLADREQAPLEEATANLARLRASVRHQVAFDARRLDVSDDAQVRSALTGHDYVVCMLPFNFVQGIAEAANDLGVHYFDVTEDVATTEQVRQIDASGRAKVALVPQCGLAPGYIAVAAYDVARQFERVHDLTLRVGALPQYPTNQLKYNVTWSAAGVINEYCEPCNVMLNGHAVKVPALEGLERFSFEGVEYEAFYTSGGVGSLIETLQNEKRLSPGANVAYKTIRYPGHRDLMRCLLHDLGLSVEHAEPNARGQKFDRWLLIDLFDHSLARTLQDVVVIFVNAVGEKDGRLWQVNFERTVRATSLFGRVWPAIELTTAAGVCGFLDLHRRGKLPRATGFVRQEEVSLAEFSATPFGLGYDAPERLEQAVLGNH; encoded by the coding sequence ATGAAGAAGGTCCTGGTGCTGGGTGCCGGCAAGGTCGGCAAATCCGTCGGCGAACTGCTGCTGATGTGCGGCGAGGGGAACTACCACGTCACGCTCGCGGATCGCGAGCAGGCGCCGCTCGAGGAGGCAACCGCCAACCTGGCGCGCCTGCGCGCGAGCGTGCGCCACCAGGTGGCGTTCGACGCACGCCGCCTGGACGTGTCGGACGACGCGCAGGTGCGCAGCGCGCTCACGGGGCACGACTATGTCGTGTGCATGCTGCCGTTCAACTTCGTGCAGGGCATCGCGGAGGCGGCGAACGACCTGGGCGTGCACTACTTCGACGTGACCGAGGACGTGGCGACGACCGAGCAGGTGCGTCAGATCGACGCGTCCGGGCGGGCGAAGGTCGCGCTCGTGCCGCAGTGCGGGCTGGCGCCGGGGTACATCGCGGTGGCGGCGTACGACGTGGCGCGCCAGTTCGAGCGCGTGCACGACCTCACGCTGCGGGTGGGGGCGCTCCCCCAGTACCCGACGAACCAGTTGAAGTACAACGTCACGTGGTCGGCCGCGGGCGTGATCAACGAGTACTGCGAGCCGTGCAACGTCATGCTGAACGGGCACGCCGTCAAGGTGCCCGCGCTGGAAGGGCTCGAGCGGTTCTCGTTCGAGGGCGTGGAGTACGAGGCGTTCTACACCTCGGGGGGCGTGGGCAGCCTGATCGAGACGCTGCAGAACGAGAAACGCCTCTCGCCGGGCGCGAACGTGGCGTACAAGACCATCCGCTACCCGGGGCATCGAGATCTCATGCGCTGCCTGCTGCACGATCTCGGCCTGAGCGTCGAGCACGCCGAGCCCAACGCGCGCGGGCAGAAGTTCGACCGGTGGCTGCTGATCGACCTGTTCGACCATTCGCTGGCGCGCACGCTGCAGGACGTCGTCGTGATCTTCGTGAACGCGGTGGGCGAGAAGGACGGGCGGCTGTGGCAGGTGAACTTCGAGCGCACGGTGCGTGCGACGAGCCTGTTCGGGCGGGTGTGGCCGGCGATCGAACTGACCACCGCCGCGGGCGTGTGCGGGTTCCTCGACCTGCACCGGCGGGGCAAGCTGCCGCGGGCCACGGGGTTCGTGCGCCAGGAAGAGGTCTCGCTGGCGGAGTTCAGCGCGACGCCGTTCGGGCTGGGGTACGACGCGCCCGAGCGCCTCGAGCAGGCCGTGCTGGGCAATCACTGA
- the metK gene encoding methionine adenosyltransferase, whose product MARSMLFTSESVSMGHPDKVADQISDAILDAMIADDPMSRVACETLVATGLVVVAGEVTTNTYVDIPELVRQTIREIGYTTAEMRFDADSCAVLVALNRQSQDIALGVDKEGAGDQGMMFGYACRDTPEFMPLAIDLAHRLVEQQAHVRRAAIVPGLRPDAKSQVTIEYENAKPVRVDTVVLSTQHEPTWNDRQDALKREVIEHILKPVLKEWWNPGIKVHVNPTGRFEIGGPHGDSGLTGRKIIVDTYGGMGRHGGGAFSGKDPTKVDRSAAYMARYIAKNVVAAGLAERCEIQLSYAIGVADPTSVLVDTFGTNCVDEDRISTAVREIFGLTPRKIIETLGLRTPIYSPTARHGHFGRKPYEGQYTDRVKNLTRGPKLGFFSWERTDKADALKKLCS is encoded by the coding sequence ATGGCCCGCAGCATGCTCTTCACGTCTGAATCCGTGTCGATGGGGCACCCGGACAAGGTCGCCGATCAGATTTCCGACGCGATCCTCGACGCCATGATCGCCGACGACCCCATGAGCCGCGTCGCGTGCGAGACGCTCGTCGCCACCGGCCTGGTCGTCGTCGCGGGCGAGGTCACGACGAACACGTACGTCGACATCCCCGAGCTCGTGCGTCAGACCATCCGCGAGATCGGGTACACGACCGCCGAGATGCGCTTCGACGCCGACTCGTGCGCCGTGCTGGTGGCCCTCAACCGCCAGAGCCAGGACATCGCGCTGGGCGTCGACAAGGAGGGCGCGGGCGACCAGGGCATGATGTTCGGCTACGCCTGCCGCGACACGCCCGAGTTCATGCCCCTCGCCATCGACCTCGCCCACCGCCTGGTCGAGCAGCAGGCCCACGTCCGCCGCGCCGCGATCGTGCCGGGCCTGCGCCCCGACGCCAAGAGCCAGGTCACCATCGAGTACGAGAACGCCAAGCCCGTGCGCGTCGACACCGTGGTGCTCTCGACCCAGCACGAGCCGACGTGGAACGACCGCCAGGACGCCCTCAAGCGCGAGGTGATCGAGCACATTCTCAAGCCCGTCCTCAAGGAGTGGTGGAACCCGGGCATCAAGGTGCACGTGAACCCCACCGGGCGCTTCGAGATCGGCGGGCCGCACGGCGACTCGGGCCTCACCGGGCGCAAGATCATCGTCGACACCTACGGCGGCATGGGCCGCCACGGCGGTGGCGCGTTCTCCGGCAAGGACCCGACCAAGGTCGATCGCTCCGCGGCGTATATGGCCCGGTACATCGCCAAGAACGTCGTCGCCGCCGGGCTCGCCGAGCGTTGCGAGATCCAGCTCTCGTACGCCATCGGCGTCGCCGACCCGACGAGCGTGCTCGTGGACACCTTCGGCACGAACTGCGTCGACGAGGACCGCATCTCCACCGCCGTGCGCGAGATCTTCGGGCTCACGCCGCGCAAGATCATCGAGACGCTCGGCCTGCGCACGCCGATCTACTCGCCCACCGCCCGGCACGGGCACTTCGGCCGCAAGCCCTACGAGGGGCAGTACACCGACCGCGTCAAGAACCTCACCCGCGGCCCGAAGCTCGGCTTCTTCTCGTGGGAACGCACCGACAAGGCCGACGCGCTCAAGAAGCTGTGCTCCTGA
- a CDS encoding cyclase family protein gives MTRVYDITPPLTARLGVWPGDTPMTREVLCELAKGDSVTLSTIRATVHLGAHADGPNHYTPSGVGIGERDLSYYLGLCMVVDAPVARGSRVRVEDVARHLPGGTAGGLAAIAAPRVLIRTGTFPDFQAWNDDFAGLEPALVDALAARGVITIGVDTPSVDLQTSKDLPAHAACARHDISILEGLALDAVTPGAYELIALPLRLMGFDASPVRAVLREL, from the coding sequence ATGACGCGCGTGTACGACATCACGCCGCCGCTCACGGCGCGGCTGGGCGTGTGGCCAGGCGATACGCCGATGACCCGCGAGGTGCTGTGCGAACTCGCGAAGGGCGACAGCGTCACGCTCAGCACCATCCGCGCCACCGTGCACCTGGGCGCGCACGCCGACGGGCCCAACCACTACACGCCGTCGGGTGTCGGCATCGGCGAGCGCGATCTCTCGTACTACCTCGGGCTGTGCATGGTCGTGGACGCGCCCGTCGCCCGCGGCTCGCGCGTCCGGGTCGAGGACGTCGCCCGCCACCTGCCGGGGGGGACGGCCGGCGGCCTGGCAGCCATCGCCGCTCCGCGCGTCCTCATCCGCACCGGCACGTTCCCGGATTTTCAGGCGTGGAACGACGACTTCGCCGGGCTCGAGCCGGCGCTCGTCGACGCGCTCGCGGCCCGGGGGGTCATCACGATCGGCGTCGACACGCCCAGCGTCGACCTGCAGACATCCAAGGACCTGCCGGCGCACGCCGCGTGCGCGAGGCACGACATCTCGATCCTCGAGGGGCTCGCGCTCGACGCCGTCACGCCGGGCGCGTACGAGCTGATCGCGCTCCCGCTGCGGCTGATGGGGTTCGACGCGAGCCCGGTGCGCGCGGTACTGCGGGAGTTGTAG